From the genome of Streptosporangiales bacterium:
TCACAGCTGACACCTGGTTCACGCCGCTGACCCCGCTGGCCTTCCTGGAACGGTCCGCCGAGGTCTTCCCGGACAAGGAAGCGATCGTCTACGGCGACCGCCGCACGAACTACCGCGAGTTCGCCGCGGAGACCACGCGGGTGGCGCACGCGCTGCGCGCCAGCGGGGTCCGGCCGGGCGACCGGGTCGCGTACCTGCTGCCGAACATCCCGGAGATGCTCGTCGCGCACTTCGCGGTGCCGCTGGCGGGCGCGGTGCTGGTCGCGATCAACACCCGGCTGGCGCCCGCCGAGATCGGCTTCATCCTGACGCACTCAGGGGCGAAGGTGCTTGTGGTGGACGCCGCGCTGCACGCTTCCGTACCACGGGACGTCGACCTCACCGAGATCGTGACGGTGACCGACCCGGCGTCCGGCGCCACGCCGGACCCGGACCTCGGCGGCATCTCGTACGAGGAGCTGCTGGCCCGCGGTGACGACCGGCCGCTGCCGTGGAGCGTCGCCGACGAGCGGGACACGATCTCGATCAACTACACGTCCGGCACGACGGGACGTCCCAAGGGCGTCATGTACCACCACCGCGGCGCGTACCTGAATTCGCTGGCCGAGATCGTGCACTCCAGGCACACACCGGAGTCGCGGTACCTGTGGACGCTGCCGATGTTCCACTGCAACGGCTGGTGCACGCCGTGGGCGGTGACCGCGATCGGCGGCACGCACGTGTGCCTGCGCGCCGTCGACGCTCCGGAGATCTGGCGGCTGCTCGACACCGAGGGCGTCACCCACCTCAACGGCGCGCCGACGGTGCTTGTGACCATCGCGAACCACGAGGGCGCCCATCCGCTGGCACACGAGGTGGTGGTGACGACCGCGGGCGCACCGCCGTCGCCCACGGTGATCCGGCGGATGTCCGAGCTCGGGGCGCGGCTGACGCACGTGTACGGGCTGACGGAGACGTACGGCCCCTACACGGTCTGCGAGCCGCAGGAGGGCTGGCTGGAGCTGGACGTGGACGAGCGCAGCGAGGTGATGTCACGGCAGGGCGTCGGCATGGTGGTGACCGACGGGGTGCGCGTGGTGGACGACGAGATGCGCGACGTACCCCGCGACGGCGCCACCATGGGTGAGGTCGTGATGCGCGGGAACAACGTGATGTCCGGGTACTTCGACGACCCGGAGGCGACGGAGCAGGCGTTCCGCGGCGGGTGGTTCCACTCGGGTGACCTGGGTGTCCGGCACCCGGACGGCTACATCCAGCTGCGCGACAGGGCCAAGGACATCATCGTGTCCGGCGGGGAGAACATCTCCACCATCGAGGTGGAGGCCGCGGTCGACTCGCACCCGGCCGTCCTGGA
Proteins encoded in this window:
- a CDS encoding long-chain-fatty-acid--CoA ligase — its product is MAVTADTWFTPLTPLAFLERSAEVFPDKEAIVYGDRRTNYREFAAETTRVAHALRASGVRPGDRVAYLLPNIPEMLVAHFAVPLAGAVLVAINTRLAPAEIGFILTHSGAKVLVVDAALHASVPRDVDLTEIVTVTDPASGATPDPDLGGISYEELLARGDDRPLPWSVADERDTISINYTSGTTGRPKGVMYHHRGAYLNSLAEIVHSRHTPESRYLWTLPMFHCNGWCTPWAVTAIGGTHVCLRAVDAPEIWRLLDTEGVTHLNGAPTVLVTIANHEGAHPLAHEVVVTTAGAPPSPTVIRRMSELGARLTHVYGLTETYGPYTVCEPQEGWLELDVDERSEVMSRQGVGMVVTDGVRVVDDEMRDVPRDGATMGEVVMRGNNVMSGYFDDPEATEQAFRGGWFHSGDLGVRHPDGYIQLRDRAKDIIVSGGENISTIEVEAAVDSHPAVLEVAVVGVPNEKWGERPKAYVVLRPGESVPPEELLEHVRSRIARYKVPDEVELVPELPKTSTGKIQKFQLRERAWVGHDSRIQG